TGGTTTGTgtcccttcacaaaatgactgaaaaagataaagatacattttttgctttgctaGCGAAATATGGTGCTAGACCCtctccagctggagagggatgggCACAGGATAATTGGTTTAGCTTTGAACACGTCGTAGATAGAATATATTCTTTGCAACATGATGCCAGATATAAGCtgggcagaaataaaacaattctcTGCTCAGTTTTGGGTGCTTGCCTATCGGCAACCATTGAAACCCGTTTTAAACGGGTGACTGAAGAGAAGGCAGTCATAGACTCCTTGCAAAATTTGGTAGAAGTTTTGCAGAAGGAATTAGAACATGAAAGGAGTCTTagagaagagagggagaaacgggtgagcaaagaaaaagcagtaatagaCTCCCTACAAACCCTAgtagaagttttgcagaaagaattagaataTGAAAGAAGTCTTAGAGAAGGGAGagataaaaacttaaaacatgtagaatcaccaaaagaaatagaagagaaagaagcacGCCACATTAAACACATATACCCCCAGAAAGAATTGGTACACATACAAAATTGTGGAGAATCTTGTTGTTCCAATTTGAGACCtctcattaaaacagaatacaattttataaatgaagagGATTTTGACCCTCACATTACCACAAAAGAAATACCATGCACTGCCACTGAATTagccaaattaaagaaagaatattcacGTCTCCCTCAAGAATCTGAGACAGAATATGTGTTTAGAGTCTCACTCACTGGAGGAGACCAAATTAAATTAAGTGAGCAAGAAGCCAGTGGCTATTGGGGACATGGAGTTTTCTTAACAACAGGAAATACTCGAGCTCCATGGTCCCTGACACACCGCGCAGCTTACTGGGCAGGGGGACTTAGCCCCCTTGAAAGAGGGGACCCTCTAGCCATTACCGGCACGCCAGATCAACTTTTAGAAAACATTCACAAAGCTGCCTGCTTGCAAATGATACATGAAAGAACACTGATTTCTGGCTATGAATCACCTATGCAATTGCCAGTAAAACCTGAAATAATGCCACCTCTAATTCGAGGTCTCCCTGAGTCCCTTAAACCAACTGCAATCCTCCTTCAGAAAACCATTGCATCTATCACCCCTGTAGACAGGCTAGATAGATTTCTTGGCAATCCTACTGACCAAACTGGTTCCACTAGCCCAAGCTTCACGTCTCTTACAACTCCAGCCCAACCTTTAAGCGTACAATCTGATAATAGCCATAAAGTGTGGACGTGGAGCCAAGTTGCAGAAGAGTTAATTAGTTACAGCAGAAAATATGGATCAGTGAATCTCCCAGATGATAAGCCTGAAAAAACCAGAGGGGTCAGGCACATTGTTTCTCCAaatgaaaaaccagaaaagggGAAACAGATCTCTAGTCGCCAACAGTTGTGGCTAATGGGACTAAAAAGGGGAGTGCCACGAGAAGTGATGGATGGCTTACCATATGAAAAAttagttaaaataatttcaaactgGCGCAGTCCCAAATCCATGATACTGAATTCACCTGATGTACAACCTAGCGCACCCCCTCCTCCACAAGCTTCAAGCTATAAGCCGAAACAACCCCCTTTACAAACTCTTGATaaaaagccaaaccattctCCTACACGAGTTTTAGACAATGGGTTACAAAAACCTTCCCTACAGCTCCAAGGCAGTGAAACAAACCAGCCTGCTTTAAACTAGAAACTCCGTCTCTTGTTAGTGAGCAAAGAGACGGAGAATGGCTGTTTTTGAGAAAGctcacaaaaaacccaagaacaGGTGACTTATTGATTACAGCAATAGTCGGTCCCAAACGAGCTTTAGTAACCTTTGTGGTAGACACCGGAGCCCAGATTAGTGCACTGAAAAATGAAGATGCTCAAAAATGTGGAGTTGTTCCTAGCAAGAAACGGTGTTGTGTCTTAAATGCCCTAGGAACTACAGAGCCTATGGGTATCGCTTTAGTAAAAATCACATTGCCCGGGGAAGACAACTTAATAGTTGTCAAAATGGTAATTGGAAATATTCTGGACAGTCTGTTAGGGATGGATATACTTGCTGGGAAACAGTGGGAAGACTCAGAGGGTCTTTTGTGGTCTTTTGGCGCGCCACACCTTGACATCAGGCTGCTTAAAATAGCTCCATCACTACCATTTAGTAAAATCACTTCTGTAAAACAGTATCCCTTGCCCTCTGGTGCTAAAGATGGCATCAAGCCAGTTATTCAAGAATTGAAAGATCAGGGAGTTATTATTAACACTCATAGTCCGTTTAACTCCCCAATATGGCCAGTTAAAAAACCTAATGGGAAGTGGAGACTGACAGTAGACTACCGCCGTCTTAATGCTAACACAGACCCTCTTACAGCAGCTGTCCCAAATTTAGCTGAGTTAATAATAGCAATTCAAGAAAAAGCCCACTCTTTTATGGCAACAATAGACGTTAAAGACATGTTTTTTATGATACCTATACAGCCAGAAGACATGgactgttttgcttttgtgtgggAAGGACAGCAATATACCTTTACACGTTTGCCCCAAGGGTACAAGCATTCACCTACTTTAGCCCACCATGCTTTAGCCCAGGAGTTAGAAACCATATCTAAACCTGACACTGTAGCTGTTTATCAGTACATTGATGATATCCTTgtgggaggagaagaaaaagaagtagtGGGGGATACtcaagagaaaataatctcTCGTTTAGAAAGCCTAGGTTTACAGATCCCTtcagagaaaatacaaaaaccTTCACAAGAAGTGAAATTTTTAGGAATATGGTGGAAAGGAGGTATGACATGTATTCCCCCCGATACTTTAACCTCCTTAGATCAGATTAAAATGCCAGAATCCAGGAAAGAACTGCAACAAGCTTTAGGATTGTTAGTGTTTTGGAGGAAACATATTCCAGATTTTTCAATTATTGCTAGGCCTCTTTATGACCTGTTGAGAAAGGGAGTAAAATGGGACTGGAGCCCCTCGCAGGAAGAAGCATTGCAACtgctgatttttgaagcaacagCTTATCAAGCATTGGGTCCCATCCATCCTACAGATCCTTTTCAAGTAGAATGGGGATTTGCATCCTCAGGATTGTCTGTACATATATGGCAGAGGGGTCCTGAAGGCCCGACCAGACCCGTTAGCTTTTACTCCCGTGGTTTTAAAGATGCAGAAAAAAGGTATACCATTTGGGAGAAGGGGCTATTTGTTGTTAGCATGGCTCTCGTTGAAGTAGAAAAAATTACAAGACAGCAACCAATTGTATTAAGAGGTCCTTTCAAAGTAATCAAAATAGTTACTACCGGGACTCCTCCTCCTGAAGGAGTAGCTCAGCGGGCCTCCGTGAGAAAATGGTATGCACAAATAGAGCACTACTGCCACATTTTCTCAATCACTGAAGGAGCTGTGAAAATTTTGTCAatacaagaaacagaaaatctgaGTAATAGTGAAGAcaaacctgtttcagtgattaagGTAgcccctcccttttcccctgaGCAGTCACCTAACTCATGGTTTACAGATGCTTCATctaagagagaaggaaaagcgTGGAAATTCAAGGCCGTGGCCCTCCATACTTCCTCGGGCGAACAAATTATCACAGAGGGGGAGGGCAGCGCTCAAGTTGGGGAGTTGATAGCtgtttggagtgttttccaGAGGGAAGCACAGAACACCTCTCTTGTTTGCATTTACACCGATTCCTATGCTGTATACAAAGGCTGTACTGAATGGTTGCCTTTCTGGCAACAGAATGATTGGGAAGTTAATAGAATCCCAGTAtggcagaaagaaaagtggcaagaaaTCCTACAAATTGCAAGTCGAGGGAATTTTGCTGTGGGGTGGGTAGCTTCTCACCAGACAGACGGGAATCTAGCAGGAGAATGGAATAACAGAGCTGATGAATTAGCTAAGTTGAGCCCCCTAAAAAAGGATGAAATTACTGAAGATTGGGAACATTTGTTAGAATGGTTGCATGTAAAAAGACAACACACAGGTGCAAAAGATTTGTATAAAGAAGCTCATGCTCGGGGTTGGCCAGTTACCAGGGAAATGTGCAAAACTTGTGTGTCAGCCTGTGAGCAGTGTCGTAAACGGCTAGAAAGACATCCCCTAGAGGATGACCCACTACACTTAAGAAAAGGTAAAGGCTTATGGGATGCATGGCAGGTAGATTATATTGGTCCTTTTAAGCAATCAGGAGGTAAGCATTTTGTGTTAGTGGGAGTTGAGATAATATCTGGATTAGCTCAAGCTGAGGCCTTCAAAAGGGCTACAGGAGAAAGCACTGTCAAAGCATTGCAGATATGGTTTGGGACCTTTCCAAAACCACAGGAAATACAATCTGATAATGGGTCCCACTTTACTGCCAAAGTAGTGCAGGAATGGGCAAAAGGTGAAGGAATAAAATGGACATTTCACACCCCCTATTACCCACAAGCCAACGGAATTGTAGAAAGAACCAATGGTCTCCTAAAAAGACTTTTGAAACCACAAGAAGGAGGCTGGGATGGTCGACTGTATAAAGCTGTACAAAGTGTGAATGAAAGATGGGGGGCAAACGGATGTCCGAAAATCACCGCCTTTTGCCCGAAAGCTCCAACCATAATTCCGGCACTAAAGGGGccaaatgatcccaaaaatccagctcATTATCCCGGACAACCAGTCCTAGTTGACCTTCCCACTGTAGGGGAGGTACCACTAGTACTGAAAACCCCTTTGAATAAATTTGCTTGGGTAGCATCTGATGCTCTAGGTAAAGAACACCGGATAAGTACCCGCTGGATAATTCCCTCTTTTTAAAAGTTCTGCCTTTAGAtggcagatttttctgtgtttacttttacagaagaactccgagggacatgaagaccacctaaTCCATGCTaaaactggtgatacttttctgcatcctaccACAATCCtatggccagaaaccagctgagtggccatggtctgaaataattgtggtagcatgctgaaaaggtgaaaggatctctttaagcacaaaaaggtttgtacgcacccaagcgtacagggttattggcacaatttcacattaacacaaactgtagaagtaatttggttttggtccaaaaatactgaagtgctttattttaagtttaaagtattgatttaaatactgGGGAAGACTTGATGTTAATGTAGTAATGCCTACTATACccaccacccaaccaccagttaTGCTCACCCCAAAAATTTTTGAAATCGGACCAtatgtaataaagaaaactggcccttagctgcatccaggcacagctctggatgcagacagttgttgcctcaattataagagaaggtgaagaaggcattttccctactgaaattcgaaaaataatttgggacaatgcaaatgattttgaaaaggaattccaatcctggtggaatttGGTGAACTTCACTTACAACCCAAGaacaaacacagccacagcttttgtgttaacgATATCTAATGCTTCAGTGCATTTGATTTTCCCTATCATTGCATTAGGACTGAATCATGACGGAGCTATTCTCTATCCTTCCGAGCATAGAGAATGGGCCCGTCAAATTGATAAGAAATGGCAAACTGTAAATTTGGAATCTTGTATTGTCCGGGAGCAACaaggttttatttgtgaaagtAATGCAATTATAGCCCAAGACATTTgtttggacacagagcagaatatttgccattttgaagtTCACCCTGATGAAACTCCTGTAACAATATTAGTGTACATAGGTaatgggtgtgtgtgtgtaaggacTGCTTGTGATGTAGTGTTTATAGAAAATGTAGCAGTGAATCCAAAgaatcattcaaatttttgtgtctgtaaCTTTACCACGATTATgggatgtgatttttcttataCTGTCCCAGTTATGTCTTACCACCTTTTACAATCCAATTTTACACTAATTCACCAGATATTGCCTGCCTCTATTGGAATGAATTTAACTTTGATTAAGCAATTGTTGCTTCACCAGGacttaattgaaattttagaaaaggtCAAGAGAAATGGGCAAAAGACCCTGGTAACAGTCCATCATGATGTGAAGGAGATACATCACGTTTTAGAAAGAGTAAGGAAGGATGCTGAACACAGATGGTGGGATACGCTTTTTGGGTGGTCACCTACTACTACAGGCATCCTGAATAAAGTGTGCCATCCTATTGTTATTCTTTTGATCTtggttttaattggttttgttttatcagccattttatacattttgaatTGGAAAATGATGAGGCAGCTGACCCGATTGACATCAATTATAGATGCACACAGTTCAGTAAAAACCCCTTTTGTTAAAGACATTCCTAGAGTTATTGACACAAGAAGAACTACACGAGCAGTAAAAAATTAGGCCTGCAATAGCAAATTAATTAGTTGttcattgtttgttttgattagtattgtttgttttatactgtgattaagtttttgtttggagattttgtttaagaaatttgtaaaagaattttgtgatttattttgatttttttcaaagaaattgtttcaattataagaaaaattgtTATAATCAATATTGATCATTATTTCCTATTCTATCTTTTCTTAATCcctgtccttgtttcttttactttttctctcttcctcttcgatatctttttctgtttctgtttttctgggatatatgctgccaggcactgatgAGTCGAGCCCTGAAGACTTTGTGACAACGCTGCAGACCTTGCTGATGGAGTACTCTCGTCGCCAGTCGTGAGTCACGGGgtggtgtcagggtctgtccgaaaatccctcatgtttgcctcacgactgcctccaaagactgagaccctagaccctgaaaagtagctctagcctggctgaggtggaaaatcTGCCAAGtcttaaggactggtatgcaatgccatggaaactcagtgcgagaacaatggactggtcatggtggactgagccctaatcagttcgtcctgtaccttcggccctgtactcttggtcctgcatTGACGCGATGattacaactggttcccaaaacgagtccacacccaccgtgtagccaggagagctgctgctttggcctgatgccacccgctttgaggaaccctataaaagactgaaggagttttgaggacttggtccggaccccacctggagaagacagcctatgagcatctcgtcaagctccgagggcctcgtctcttcagactggtagctataatccccttcccctccttctctatttttcactctatctctttatttctctcccactatcgcagttgttggcactaaataaaagtgcatttttgtttaagcaaagtgttgtgtcccctgctgtgtcttttgtgctttgagatctccaaaaagaacctatcagggaccctgcatgcatttgcggaccctgacagccgggggcggggggacccggggggacaggggaccccgctgtgcacgagcagtgttggacttctctgggggaactgggagggggggctggggcagagtcacctccccagtgacctcacacaacccctgtgatgtcacacagcccctgcgatgtcatacaacctcctgtgatgtcacacagcccttgtgatgtcacagagacaactctgagctgtcaccctgtgatgtcagacagctgctctgtgatgtcacagaagactctgagatgtcaccctgcaatctcactgtttgttctttgatgtgttggtgcaaaggcaaagagaataaatgcttccaaactaccatgaatctctactatgtatggcaagaagtaaatcatattttgtttagctgcatctgaccatggataaagctgtgcatggaaagtggctctcactgctagacaatataatataggcctggtggaaaaggttatattaatagaccagcagggcctctccgaaaggacacagataaccaggaatagagaaaagagaaaaacagaaaaatgactttccactgtcacaattttgtaccaaaaccttggttatgagaagacaaaaaagaagatgtattaaaccacatgttttgcagttagggacttctctgacttcaactcttaggactgaattgttccccaggagcgtataaaagtgactgtgtgaagaaaacttttccaaatattcctaaaaattcaggagtactctgctgcaaaatttcaggcacttcagggcattttcacttcaagcttcaagcgtttctatggaaatgcttgagagacagcatacttcatatatccaacatctctgtttgcaacaagtttttatttcagataggggtataggaaggacattctctaaatacagagggttaaattCAATGAATGAcccatttcaggcaatttgagaaacttattttctttcattaatttctcaaacatagatattcaaataatttttaaaagcagacaagcaactacagtagggtatttctctacactaagggtaactttgcagaatagttatacactgacaagactaaagggcatctggaggGAATGCTAAGAAACAAGTCTAATTAAAGATACAGCTCATGAAATGACTACATTAAGTCCCTAAcagactaggttgctgtctttGAGATATTTCTAGCAACCTCCATcaacttcactgttcttctgtgaggatgtgcaggtggagccagtttctgcctcatagacttaggcaacagcaccgtcgtaactggaaggtgaagggcaaggccactcagagatgtgtctgcacaacgaatccatgtgctgcagcatcttccttccgcaggagcaggaaagcagcttcaggattgccagtgacaaatgcaacaattacgcagcgttcacgtggctgccatcgggtgtgaccccccccagcacagctctgtgcagggaactcctctcagtggctggagagcaacATCCAGAGGCGAAGTCGCAgccgaccataagctttcagcgcctctaggtgggcagcaggatctcgggccaGATGCTCAAAgatcttccttcaccttcacatcatcattgccttcaatggcatcatcattgtctccttcacctacagccacaggactgccttctctgtcattttcagtgctgctgtcatctgcctccacagtcacatcagtgttttctccaccttcctctggatcagtgccgtcttctttctgctctgttcttctcatctcccaaggtcttgcaggagctctggtccttgctgctgctgctggtgtcacagctccttctcctgcagctaaaccacaggcccaagaagagcaggacgccagcaagaacccagaacggccactgctgcagggcaccaaagagcacggctccccagccctcgtcctgctgctccaggggcccccgctccagctcctgcagcagctgagccatctcacgggccagcagctcctgacgctccttcattcgctggtgcgtggcctcatccagcccatccccagccggctgggggtactggatcaggctttgcacgagcacgaagagcagtgacagtaaagccatggtctgcaggaggacacacagaaggggttcagtggggccggaatggagacggacaatgaggggcaggagcagcagggatgtggcggcaggaaggagagggcccccggcagctggcaaggcccgcaccgctgccccagcaagcagcgcgccctcagcgaggcgctcccgccggggctgggccctggatgcgggggcagccccaggtaccggcgcttctcccccagccctcctccagcccccagccccgtctcctcactgctgtgcactcaccgcttgcccaggctctactggggcagcggcacccgctggggccttttctagctgcccccattgtgacacggcgcctgcgaTGTCCCAGAACCCAGAACgcggcacaggccagccccgcccgccgtccccagcccggtcagggaactcatcgtggccctgggcaccccgagccccaacagacaccaagtgcagatccatcactcgggaacctgggaacaccagagcttcccttgacagagcagcacaagcaccctcacacacaacccttgtcaaattcaaatctgggtgacatgacccagggatgttctcagtgtacaattgcaggcttttatttaatactggtgggggacattttttattagtagtatttaaACTTACTACTTTGGGGTAGGATGTCAtgtaagctaatgctctgttacagatttagtgagatttctttctttctgaaagaaatccaGGTTGCctggatgatgcacaggaagagttaataccatcctaaaaaggccagataatttaattacaaaattttgatgccttcaataacctcttagctctcaaactctgtggttcaacaccgtgcaaaattctggtatagccaggattttgttcagaaagcagaatgtctgtgttttcaaatttgtgcaaagatgtacctctgtcactcccaccatcttcagaattgtctcccttaaacagtgttagccaatctctttgactgagaaaggaacttctgtctgtttctgctatgtctttgtgtatttatctccaaaggattgtgagtacaggagagattatactcctcgacctttctttggggaactcatctctaaatggaactgcagaaatggggagggaggaaagggaaacaggatgtgacttgagtacctgcatcgtgaccacagatggccactgctagacagacactgacgtcaggctgatcacgctctcccattggtgtgtagcagaataatgttgggatggctaaaactgctctgaattggatttgcttaacagatgtcattagtaaaagtattccaataaagagttttaaactctcttccgagctgatgccacttatcatgtatcttccccgcattcttctagggaagctgtttttgatgttgtcccttccttctttttacaaaggagcaaaaattatttgccaagtatcactcttccagatttgtttcctctcattttccaagatttaataaagtgaacactcagcagaatagttctgtgttttttgaacacaattcttcctttacccaattgaggcccttctgtgaccatgaaaacacaaaaactgttgtgagctaCAGTTTACACTTAAGAGGTTGATATGGGTCAGTTCTCCCAGGTTATTCTTAGTTCAACTGCTATATaaactgttgatgtcagtgactggaagctgctctccaggacattatatatatgataattatatgacagaaaatgcaacatatagttggatctgaccttcaagttcactagcttaaaaaaagaaaaaaaaaagtctgtaagaaatttgctggtttttctatttataaatgccttcacatttatatttagtttatgcacatacgagagcctttccttgcatggacagcagtgcccatccatcatcaatctcgggtatattataagtctcaatgataactgcctccagaaagcatttttgagacaaaacaggcaaattcttttgcgtaactatacaatcttccagtagcaggatcttcactctcacataaacacttcatgtttttccgcaaaggaatctgagatagatttttctgagagataacaaaccaccaaaaattaattaaataacaaacaagaggaaaacaccatttcttcactcaacacactttccttgtttttcataagcattcagatttacagctgcggatactaccacaggagcagggctttgtctggttttgcttcctcttccagcagagcaagcacagctgcaaaatgcaaactcaTTTCTAGGCTCTCTTCTACATCACCAGTTTAACACGTTCCAACCAGTCATAGTTGTGCAACACCCCGTCAGGGAACTGGGAttactgcagtgtcacagacagTTTAAGTGAGGCTCAAGGAGCTGTACATAGTTTTACCTATGTTTTGTATGGATAATTAAATGATGCGTGACATGGAGATAAGCCAGCTGTACTGAAACTGAACAAACTAAC
This window of the Anomalospiza imberbis isolate Cuckoo-Finch-1a 21T00152 unplaced genomic scaffold, ASM3175350v1 scaffold_54, whole genome shotgun sequence genome carries:
- the LOC137467223 gene encoding uncharacterized protein, whose amino-acid sequence is MTFSQKSQLIIHQMIHTVERPYECAQSDSHEERPFRCPNFRTVFKQKSHLVTHQRIHTGERPYECPQFLGACLSATIETRFKRVTEEKAVIDSLQNLVEVLQKELEHERSLREEREKRVSKEKAVIDSLQTLVEVLQKELEYERSLREGRDKNLKHVESPKEIEEKEARHIKHIYPQKELVHIQNCGESCCSNLRPLIKTEYNFINEEDFDPHITTKEIPCTATELAKLKKEYSRLPQESETEYVFRVSLTGGDQIKLSEQEASGYWGHGVFLTTGNTRAPWSLTHRAAYWAGGLSPLERGDPLAITGTPDQLLENIHKAACLQMIHERTLISGYESPMQLPVKPEIMPPLIRGLPESLKPTAILLQKTIASITPVDRLDRFLGNPTDQTGSTSPSFTSLTTPAQPLSVQSDNSHKVWTWSQVAEELISYSRKYGSVNLPDDKPEKTRGVRHIVSPNEKPEKGKQISSRQQLWLMGLKRGVPREVMDGLPYEKLVKIISNWRSTDESSPEDFVTTLQTLLMEYSRRQS